A genomic window from Treponema maltophilum ATCC 51939 includes:
- a CDS encoding response regulator transcription factor yields the protein MRVLIVEDDSGIADFLQLELEHEGFEVLHAEDGRKALELFESGSPDIILLDIMLPKLNGLEVLRRIRKTSRVPVIMLTARGDTLDKVSGLDSGADDYLAKPFEIEELLARMRAVMRRNEANDEPLKLRGIELNRDSMEVKINKERIALSKTEYLLLKTFIENKNVVLSRDKIINAVWGENHYIDENSVDVYVRYLRSKIDDKAGEEYISTVRGAGYVMRDTSDEN from the coding sequence ATGCGCGTACTTATTGTGGAAGACGATTCGGGCATTGCGGATTTTTTGCAGCTTGAACTTGAGCATGAAGGTTTTGAGGTTTTGCACGCCGAAGACGGAAGAAAGGCATTGGAACTCTTTGAAAGCGGCTCGCCGGATATAATCCTTCTCGACATTATGCTTCCAAAACTGAACGGACTTGAAGTACTCCGCCGCATCAGAAAAACCTCGCGAGTGCCCGTGATTATGCTCACCGCACGCGGCGATACGCTCGACAAAGTAAGCGGCCTCGACTCGGGAGCCGACGATTATCTTGCAAAACCGTTTGAAATTGAAGAACTGCTTGCGCGCATGAGAGCCGTTATGCGCCGAAACGAAGCAAATGATGAACCGCTTAAACTGCGCGGCATAGAACTCAACCGGGACAGCATGGAAGTAAAAATAAATAAAGAGCGCATCGCACTTTCGAAAACCGAATACCTTTTGCTTAAAACATTCATCGAAAATAAAAACGTCGTGCTCAGCCGCGACAAAATCATAAACGCCGTATGGGGCGAAAATCATTATATCGACGAAAATTCGGTCGATGTATACGTACGCTACCTGCGCTCGAAAATCGACGACAAAGCCGGAGAAGAATATATTTCAACTGTGCGCGGCGCAGGCTACGTTATGCGGGATACCTCCGATGAAAACTGA
- a CDS encoding HAMP domain-containing sensor histidine kinase — protein sequence MKTDGFPVRHRIRISTVKRLAMKFSLLLAAIVALFSVGIVLLLRANIRQRQNRELVSAAKAIAASGEHGRGREYDTELPYYITFAVYKNGTQEIIATNDPFLPVLPVTAKRAERYTAKNYFIDGDLNILYYAVAFGRGNEYVVQTALNMDSDTAESIVSDVPYILALLSLPLLVITYFAAFFIAKRTMKNVRSMTEAAKNISASKLGERLPVTEKGDDFDELAKTFNDLLSRLQTDFERERRFTADVSHELKTPLAVMLGHANLLRRWGKDDPEQLEKSLSALIREVHSMESIVANLLRLSQLENARAEFHASAVDVHALFERLIGDTKAYAPEADFSVQAGIKTVYADEELLYQACTIVISNSIKFAGKKVHIRLSAEESVLRGFCDIAIVDDGPGIEAEKLPHIFERFYRGDESHTRSAGGAGLGLSIVKSIMGELGGSARAESTAGEGTLIVLRVPQKSAVSLS from the coding sequence ATGAAAACTGACGGCTTTCCCGTGCGGCACCGCATACGCATATCGACGGTAAAGCGCCTGGCGATGAAATTTTCTCTTTTGCTTGCCGCAATCGTCGCCTTGTTTTCCGTCGGAATCGTTTTGCTTTTGCGCGCAAACATACGGCAGAGGCAAAACCGCGAACTCGTTTCGGCAGCCAAGGCGATTGCGGCATCCGGCGAGCACGGGCGTGGGCGCGAATACGATACCGAACTTCCGTACTACATTACCTTTGCCGTATATAAAAACGGCACTCAGGAAATTATCGCGACGAACGATCCTTTTTTGCCGGTGCTGCCCGTAACGGCAAAGCGCGCCGAACGCTATACGGCCAAAAACTATTTTATCGACGGCGATTTGAATATTTTGTATTATGCGGTCGCTTTCGGGAGAGGAAACGAATATGTCGTTCAAACGGCACTCAATATGGATTCCGACACTGCCGAATCGATTGTTTCCGATGTGCCGTACATTCTTGCGCTGCTGAGCCTTCCGCTGCTTGTTATCACGTATTTTGCCGCCTTTTTTATCGCCAAGCGCACGATGAAAAACGTGCGTTCCATGACCGAAGCGGCAAAGAACATAAGCGCTTCAAAGCTCGGCGAGCGGCTGCCGGTTACGGAAAAAGGCGACGACTTTGACGAACTTGCAAAAACGTTCAACGATTTGCTTTCCCGTCTTCAAACCGATTTTGAGCGCGAAAGGCGTTTTACCGCCGACGTATCGCATGAATTGAAGACGCCCCTTGCCGTCATGCTCGGGCATGCGAATCTTTTACGCCGCTGGGGAAAGGACGATCCGGAGCAGTTGGAAAAATCGCTTTCGGCTTTGATCCGCGAAGTGCACTCGATGGAATCGATTGTTGCCAATTTACTTCGGCTTTCGCAGCTGGAAAACGCGCGTGCGGAATTTCACGCTTCGGCCGTCGATGTTCACGCACTGTTCGAACGCCTTATCGGCGATACAAAAGCCTACGCCCCCGAAGCGGATTTTTCCGTTCAAGCCGGAATAAAAACCGTATATGCCGACGAAGAACTTTTATATCAGGCTTGCACGATTGTAATTTCAAACAGCATAAAATTTGCAGGCAAAAAAGTGCATATACGGCTTTCCGCCGAAGAATCCGTTTTGCGCGGCTTTTGCGATATTGCGATTGTTGATGACGGCCCCGGCATAGAAGCCGAAAAACTGCCGCATATTTTCGAACGTTTTTACCGCGGCGACGAATCTCATACGCGCAGTGCCGGCGGCGCAGGTTTGGGCTTATCGATCGTTAAAAGCATTATGGGAGAACTCGGCGGTTCCGCACGCGCCGAAAGCACGGCGGGCGAGGGGACACTCATCGTTTTGCGCGTACCGCAAAAGAGTGCGGTCAGCTTAAGCTGA
- a CDS encoding lipid II:glycine glycyltransferase FemX, whose translation MLSVQARLLTNDKLSAACGTAPVDAAYDAGALYADGRYGQSFLQSAFWADFKALHGWKPLRFELTVCSDAPSVRAALAAAADKTQSASFELSVLLRSFKRFFSIAYIPLGPGASLLELPQDELQSFWIRTAEAVKPFLPKNTLCLRFDPPLDFHSLDERDAFVRLISKPLVKSLADIQPPDTTVLDLTLSEDELSANMKPKWRYNIRLAEKKGVSVKACGEDGIDIFYALYEQTAKRDGIALHAKDYYRSLLRLAKSEGARSACTCTLYIAEHEGEALAAVIVLFWGKEAVYLYGASSNNKRNFMSAYLLQWTAIRDAKKALCTSYDFYGMPPTDDENHPMHGLYRFKTGFGGKIIHRPGSIDFPLSKLYAPFSFAEKLRLFYYKKIKKLFRR comes from the coding sequence TTGCTTTCCGTTCAAGCGCGCCTTTTAACAAATGATAAACTTTCCGCCGCATGCGGTACAGCGCCTGTCGACGCAGCGTATGACGCCGGTGCGTTGTATGCCGACGGTCGGTACGGGCAGTCCTTTTTACAGTCCGCCTTTTGGGCCGATTTTAAAGCGCTGCACGGCTGGAAGCCGCTTCGTTTTGAGCTTACCGTGTGCTCGGATGCCCCGTCTGTGCGTGCGGCACTGGCTGCTGCGGCGGACAAGACTCAAAGCGCGTCTTTCGAGCTTTCCGTTTTACTGCGCAGCTTTAAACGTTTTTTTTCGATCGCCTATATTCCCCTGGGACCCGGCGCTTCTTTACTTGAACTTCCGCAGGATGAACTGCAATCCTTTTGGATACGCACCGCCGAAGCCGTAAAGCCTTTTTTGCCGAAAAACACCCTGTGTTTGCGCTTCGATCCGCCCCTCGATTTTCACTCGCTTGACGAACGAGATGCCTTTGTGCGCTTGATTTCAAAACCGCTCGTAAAATCGCTTGCGGACATACAGCCGCCGGACACGACCGTACTCGATTTGACTTTAAGTGAAGACGAACTTTCGGCAAACATGAAGCCGAAATGGCGCTATAATATCCGCTTGGCCGAAAAAAAAGGCGTTTCGGTAAAAGCCTGCGGCGAAGACGGTATCGATATTTTTTACGCTTTATATGAACAAACGGCAAAGCGCGACGGAATCGCTTTGCACGCAAAAGACTATTACCGCAGTTTGCTCCGCCTTGCGAAGAGTGAAGGTGCGCGCTCCGCCTGCACCTGTACGCTCTACATCGCCGAGCATGAAGGAGAGGCTCTTGCCGCCGTCATCGTGCTGTTTTGGGGAAAAGAAGCCGTGTATTTATACGGCGCTTCGTCGAACAACAAACGCAATTTTATGAGCGCCTACCTTTTGCAGTGGACGGCCATCCGCGACGCAAAAAAAGCGCTCTGCACAAGTTACGATTTTTACGGCATGCCGCCGACGGACGACGAAAATCATCCCATGCACGGCTTATACCGATTTAAAACGGGTTTCGGCGGAAAAATCATACACCGTCCCGGCAGCATCGATTTCCCGCTTTCAAAGCTCTATGCTCCGTTTTCGTTTGCCGAAAAGCTGCGCCTTTTTTATTATAAAAAAATAAAAAAACTGTTTCGGCGCTGA